A DNA window from Brenneria izadpanahii contains the following coding sequences:
- the otsB gene encoding trehalose-phosphatase, with the protein METDNTADSPPLPVSDGRRYAFFFDVDGTLAEIRPQPDAVVIPSSVRDNLQALSAACRGALALVSGRPIEQLDKLVAPLKLPLAGVHGAERRDGEGNLHRLALPAEVTVPLRRMLEQAIAAMPGALLEAKGMAFALHYRQAAAYRPQILKLAESAVAQFPQLTLQPGKCVVEIKPQGIDKGAAINAFMREAPFNGRIPVFIGDDLTDEKGFLAVNAMQGVSVKVGDGSGHARYRLKQVTDVYHWLEQILLQLKHDNVGKELRL; encoded by the coding sequence ATAGAGACAGACAATACGGCAGACTCGCCCCCTCTCCCTGTATCCGACGGCAGGCGATATGCTTTCTTTTTCGATGTAGACGGCACGCTGGCGGAAATTCGGCCGCAACCGGACGCCGTTGTCATCCCTTCCTCTGTCCGCGACAACTTGCAGGCGCTGTCGGCCGCATGCCGCGGCGCGCTGGCCCTGGTGTCGGGCCGCCCCATCGAACAGCTTGATAAACTGGTTGCGCCGCTTAAGCTGCCGCTGGCGGGCGTTCACGGCGCCGAACGGCGCGACGGCGAGGGCAACCTGCATCGCCTGGCGCTGCCGGCTGAAGTGACGGTTCCGCTGCGGCGGATGCTGGAGCAGGCGATAGCCGCCATGCCGGGCGCGCTGCTGGAGGCCAAAGGCATGGCCTTCGCGCTGCACTATCGCCAGGCGGCGGCGTATCGGCCGCAGATATTGAAGCTGGCGGAGTCCGCCGTGGCGCAGTTTCCCCAGTTGACGCTGCAACCCGGCAAGTGCGTGGTAGAGATAAAACCGCAAGGGATAGATAAAGGCGCGGCGATTAACGCCTTTATGCGGGAAGCCCCTTTCAACGGGCGCATTCCCGTTTTTATTGGAGACGATCTTACGGATGAGAAAGGATTTCTGGCGGTGAACGCCATGCAAGGCGTTTCCGTTAAGGTCGGAGACGGTTCAGGCCATGCCCGCTACCGCCTCAAACAGGTAACGGACGTTTACCACTGGCTTGAACAAATACTATTACAACTAAAGCATGATAACGTCGGAAAGGAGTTAAGGTTATGA
- a CDS encoding YdcF family protein yields the protein MNSDVSAIAKLPPMPADVIDAVNIIAAWLAIDDYSSRRDELIADAIVLTGNAVLTTIDGACSLAKTRGIPLIISGGIGHSTGLLAAAIEKHPRYRDIDTSDTRPEACLFHDIAARFWDLPDEQILLESASRNTGENAKFTRDLLEKIQFEPRNIVLIQDPLLQRRAYATFCHTWSDSVNRPAFFNWPTYIPRLIDSADGVRFSGDGNGGLWDIDRFISLLLGEIPRLRDNEQGYGPRGKNYICHVDIPKPIEDAWRYIMRHPRFLTGEWREHANIMPS from the coding sequence ATGAATAGCGATGTTTCAGCGATAGCGAAATTGCCGCCAATGCCGGCCGACGTTATTGACGCCGTGAATATCATTGCCGCCTGGCTTGCCATCGATGATTATTCTTCCCGCCGGGACGAATTAATCGCCGACGCGATTGTTCTGACCGGCAATGCGGTATTGACAACCATCGACGGCGCTTGCTCCCTGGCGAAGACCCGCGGTATTCCTTTGATTATTTCCGGCGGTATCGGCCACTCCACCGGCTTGCTTGCCGCGGCGATTGAAAAGCATCCCCGCTATCGGGATATCGATACTTCCGATACGCGCCCGGAAGCGTGCTTGTTTCATGATATCGCCGCCCGTTTCTGGGATTTGCCCGATGAACAGATCCTGCTGGAAAGCGCTTCGCGGAATACGGGGGAAAATGCGAAATTTACGCGTGATTTGCTGGAAAAAATACAATTTGAACCGAGAAATATTGTCCTTATTCAAGACCCCTTGCTACAGCGCCGGGCTTACGCCACATTTTGCCATACGTGGTCGGATTCGGTTAATAGACCTGCTTTTTTCAACTGGCCGACCTATATTCCCCGTCTGATTGATAGCGCGGATGGCGTCCGTTTCTCTGGCGATGGTAATGGCGGCCTCTGGGATATCGATCGTTTTATCTCCTTATTGTTGGGCGAAATACCACGCCTGCGGGATAATGAGCAAGGATATGGGCCAAGAGGAAAAAACTATATTTGCCATGTCGATATCCCCAAACCGATTGAAGACGCCTGGCGCTATATAATGCGGCACCCGCGGTTTTTAACGGGCGAATGGCGCGAACACGCCAATATTATGCCGAGTTAA
- a CDS encoding Hha/YmoA family nucleoid-associated regulatory protein, with the protein MTKLEYLMKFRRCSNLDTLERVYEHMQEKVPASEQSEFESACDHRRAEIIHQRLWDRVPATAWKNVV; encoded by the coding sequence ATGACGAAACTCGAATACTTAATGAAATTTAGACGTTGCAGCAATCTGGATACGCTGGAGCGCGTGTATGAGCACATGCAAGAGAAGGTTCCCGCCTCCGAGCAAAGCGAATTTGAAAGCGCCTGCGATCACCGGCGGGCGGAAATCATTCATCAGCGGTTATGGGACCGGGTTCCCGCCACGGCCTGGAAAAATGTTGTTTGA
- a CDS encoding phosphotransferase, which produces MSIETLLKRIQTAYELDMRNKRIAVEATDLPLSYESITDQWLTNVLCHQHPGARVLKHYVGAPDNGSSNRRKIRIIYNDTGRSLGLPEQLFCKASQELQNRIVLGISGAALSEVLFFRDIRPHLDIEAPHCFHAHIDPESFNSIIILNDLSGSVSHFCDHKTVISRTHAESQIQLLARLHGRVYAMTHLQAVIKVLPTWPQFFANTLDIGIKEGSSKGFLEAESVIPERLYRRHAEIWPATLQSVAFHQSAAHTLTHGDVHLKNWYITSNGELGLCDWQCGGRGHWGRDLAYTLSCSLAVEDRRAWERDLVRLYLNELHAAGGPKVSFAEGWKIYRQQLISALTWWTVTLTPPPGFPDMQPRDTTLAFIHRIATAMDDLDTLDAFC; this is translated from the coding sequence ATGAGCATCGAGACCCTGTTGAAACGTATCCAGACCGCCTACGAACTAGATATGCGGAACAAGCGGATAGCCGTCGAGGCGACGGATCTGCCGCTGTCCTATGAATCCATCACTGACCAATGGTTAACCAATGTCCTTTGCCATCAGCATCCCGGCGCCAGGGTGTTGAAACACTATGTCGGCGCGCCGGATAATGGCTCTTCGAACCGCCGCAAAATCCGAATCATCTATAACGATACCGGGCGCTCGCTCGGTCTGCCGGAGCAGCTATTCTGCAAAGCCTCCCAGGAACTACAAAACCGTATCGTTCTGGGAATATCGGGCGCCGCGCTGTCCGAAGTGCTTTTCTTTCGGGATATCCGTCCGCATCTGGACATTGAGGCTCCACATTGTTTCCATGCGCATATAGATCCGGAATCTTTTAACTCGATTATCATCCTCAACGATCTGAGCGGCTCGGTTAGTCATTTCTGCGACCACAAAACCGTCATCTCCCGCACCCATGCTGAAAGTCAGATACAACTATTGGCGCGTCTGCACGGACGAGTCTACGCCATGACGCACCTACAGGCGGTGATCAAAGTACTACCGACCTGGCCGCAGTTTTTCGCCAATACCCTGGATATCGGCATAAAAGAAGGCTCCAGCAAGGGGTTTCTTGAAGCGGAATCGGTGATCCCCGAACGCTTGTACCGGCGCCACGCGGAAATCTGGCCGGCAACCCTGCAATCCGTCGCCTTTCACCAGAGTGCCGCGCATACCCTGACGCATGGCGACGTGCACTTGAAGAATTGGTACATCACCAGCAACGGCGAACTGGGGCTCTGCGACTGGCAATGCGGCGGCCGCGGTCATTGGGGACGCGATCTGGCCTATACCCTTTCCTGTTCTCTGGCGGTGGAAGACCGACGAGCCTGGGAGCGAGATCTGGTGCGCCTGTACCTCAATGAACTGCACGCCGCGGGCGGTCCGAAGGTTTCCTTCGCCGAGGGTTGGAAAATCTATCGCCAACAGTTGATAAGCGCATTAACCTGGTGGACGGTGACCCTGACGCCGCCCCCCGGCTTTCCTGATATGCAGCCGCGGGATACCACGCTGGCGTTTATCCACCGGATCGCCACCGCGATGGACGATCTGGATACCCTTGATGCATTTTGCTGA
- a CDS encoding methyl-accepting chemotaxis protein, giving the protein MRKNLPITQNLYIFPGDQTLISITDLQGNITYCNSNFINVSGFTSEELLGQPHNIVRHPDMPQETFRDMWDTIKSGLPWTALVKNRRKNGDYYWVRANVTPVRDGDRTIGFLSVRSRAPDEEIAAAEKLYAVMRREAELGRRRHTLHRGQLVRRTLTGRIARGLSPGLRGHIIVISVLAAGGPLLAQVAGAPLWGAAAAAAGCAALSAWLLMRQTITPLRQVVSVANLMAGGDLTRFVPVTGRGEIAQIQLALAQLNVSVRTVVRDVRHEVANLLGGTQEIANGNKDMATRTETQAGSLEQTAAAMEQIYRTIQQTTQLANDGAQHARHTAEAVLRSDDAVQSVVNTMQAIEESSRRIQDIIQVIEGVAFQTNILALNAAVEAARAGEKGKGFAVVATEIQALAQRTANAAKEVRGLIEESGARVDEGSQRAADALNRMQGVTDAVSQVSAMLEQINTAAREQSVGVGQVNGEIAGLDAITQQNATMVDDLASAANALNRQVALVHNTIRVFRLTERDTTLAEVDSGELRLAQKRDVIGEDGRLDFGQAIANHRQWRVTLRNAINRKLVLDTKAGRDDSCALGAWLNGPGKAQRGGTPEYEALVNAHRAFHSEVGAVVDLINRKKMSEAEQKLSTSQPLYDRGQKLVQAIHALSGDA; this is encoded by the coding sequence ATGCGAAAGAATTTGCCCATAACCCAAAACCTCTACATTTTTCCTGGCGATCAAACACTTATCTCCATCACCGACCTGCAAGGCAATATCACCTACTGTAACTCGAATTTCATCAATGTCAGCGGCTTCACCAGCGAGGAACTGCTGGGCCAACCACACAATATCGTGCGTCATCCCGATATGCCGCAGGAAACCTTCCGCGACATGTGGGACACCATCAAGTCGGGCCTGCCCTGGACGGCGCTGGTAAAAAACCGGCGCAAAAATGGCGATTATTACTGGGTTCGCGCCAATGTCACTCCGGTGCGCGATGGCGATCGCACCATCGGTTTTCTATCCGTGCGCTCGCGGGCGCCCGATGAGGAGATAGCCGCCGCCGAGAAACTGTACGCCGTCATGCGCCGGGAGGCGGAACTAGGCCGCCGGCGTCATACCCTGCATCGCGGGCAACTGGTGCGCCGTACCCTGACGGGAAGGATCGCGCGCGGACTCAGTCCAGGGCTGCGCGGCCACATTATAGTTATCAGCGTGCTGGCGGCCGGCGGACCGCTGCTGGCTCAAGTCGCCGGCGCGCCGCTATGGGGCGCGGCTGCCGCGGCGGCGGGCTGCGCGGCGCTCTCCGCCTGGCTGCTGATGCGTCAGACCATAACGCCGCTGCGTCAGGTGGTGAGCGTCGCCAACCTGATGGCGGGCGGCGATCTGACGCGCTTCGTTCCGGTGACCGGACGCGGCGAAATCGCCCAAATCCAGCTGGCGTTGGCTCAGCTCAATGTCTCAGTGCGCACAGTGGTGCGGGACGTGCGCCATGAAGTGGCTAACCTGCTGGGCGGCACCCAGGAGATCGCCAACGGCAACAAAGACATGGCGACCCGCACCGAGACCCAGGCCGGCAGCCTGGAGCAGACCGCCGCCGCCATGGAACAGATTTATCGCACCATTCAGCAAACCACCCAGTTGGCCAACGACGGCGCCCAGCATGCCCGGCACACCGCCGAGGCGGTATTGCGCAGCGATGACGCGGTGCAAAGCGTGGTGAACACCATGCAGGCTATCGAAGAGTCGTCGCGGCGCATTCAGGATATCATCCAGGTGATCGAAGGGGTCGCTTTTCAAACCAATATCCTGGCGCTGAATGCCGCGGTGGAAGCCGCGCGCGCCGGGGAAAAAGGCAAAGGCTTCGCGGTGGTGGCGACGGAAATCCAGGCGCTGGCGCAGCGTACCGCCAACGCGGCCAAAGAGGTGCGCGGCCTGATCGAAGAATCGGGCGCGCGGGTGGATGAAGGCAGCCAGCGCGCCGCCGATGCCCTGAATCGCATGCAGGGCGTGACCGACGCCGTAAGTCAGGTAAGCGCCATGCTGGAACAGATCAATACCGCCGCACGCGAACAGTCCGTCGGCGTCGGTCAGGTGAACGGCGAAATCGCCGGCCTGGACGCCATCACGCAGCAGAATGCCACCATGGTGGACGATCTGGCTTCCGCGGCCAATGCCCTCAACCGGCAGGTCGCGCTGGTGCACAATACCATCCGGGTGTTTCGTCTTACCGAGCGTGACACCACGCTGGCGGAAGTGGATTCCGGCGAACTGCGCCTGGCCCAGAAGCGCGACGTCATCGGCGAAGACGGACGCCTCGACTTCGGACAGGCCATCGCCAACCACCGGCAGTGGCGCGTCACGCTGCGCAATGCCATCAACCGCAAGCTGGTGCTGGATACCAAGGCCGGACGCGACGATAGCTGCGCCCTGGGCGCTTGGCTAAACGGCCCAGGCAAGGCGCAGCGGGGAGGCACGCCGGAATATGAAGCGCTGGTCAACGCCCACCGGGCGTTTCACAGCGAAGTGGGCGCGGTGGTCGACCTGATCAACCGCAAAAAGATGAGCGAGGCGGAACAAAAGCTGAGCACCAGCCAACCGCTGTACGATCGCGGCCAGAAATTGGTACAGGCGATCCATGCGCTGTCGGGTGACGCATGA
- a CDS encoding response regulator, with protein MTALRVLVVDDDVLNLRIAARLLRELGHSGALAGDGEKALQLVRRQQFDLMLLDINMPKLSGEDTLRALRTQERRAGAPSLPVLMVSGHRGEETQRHFLDLGANGFLEKPLALTALQAELAQLGGN; from the coding sequence ATGACGGCGTTGCGGGTGCTGGTTGTGGATGACGATGTGCTGAATCTGCGTATCGCCGCCCGATTGCTGCGCGAACTGGGGCATTCCGGCGCGCTGGCGGGAGACGGCGAAAAAGCGTTGCAACTGGTGCGGCGGCAGCAGTTCGACCTGATGCTGTTGGACATCAACATGCCGAAGCTGAGCGGCGAGGATACGCTGCGCGCGCTGCGCACGCAGGAGCGGCGCGCCGGCGCGCCGAGCCTTCCGGTACTGATGGTATCCGGACACCGCGGCGAGGAGACGCAGCGCCATTTTCTGGATCTCGGCGCCAACGGCTTTTTGGAAAAACCACTTGCTCTGACGGCGTTACAGGCGGAGCTGGCGCAACTGGGCGGGAACTAA